The following coding sequences are from one Luteolibacter arcticus window:
- a CDS encoding S1 family peptidase, which translates to MHRLFSLKPLFLVALLIPALSPAAPPVIDDAQLMRSFQTGVGAFAGADGIPAATEIAESAKAARRCEPSIELTSKPVASSDYEQLARSVFLVGSVYKCDKCDKWHAGGVATAWCLSEDGLMATNAHVLANAKGAAMGVCDREGKCYPITTVMAIDPAADIALFRVKGEGFQPMPLGKAAGIGDKVRVISHPGRRYFMHTSGEVSRYHAQPARGDKGAATWMSITADYAKGSSGGPVFNNAGEVVGMVSSTESIYYDSDDGSPKGPVQMVVKNCVPVEAIRSLAEGK; encoded by the coding sequence ATGCACCGCCTGTTTTCGCTCAAGCCGCTGTTTCTGGTCGCACTGTTGATCCCGGCTCTGTCTCCCGCGGCACCGCCGGTGATTGATGACGCGCAACTGATGCGCTCCTTCCAAACCGGAGTGGGTGCCTTCGCAGGCGCGGACGGAATCCCGGCCGCCACGGAAATCGCCGAGTCCGCCAAGGCCGCACGTCGCTGCGAACCAAGCATCGAACTCACCTCGAAACCGGTCGCGAGCTCCGATTACGAACAGCTCGCGCGGTCGGTCTTCCTCGTCGGCTCGGTGTACAAATGCGACAAGTGCGACAAATGGCATGCCGGTGGTGTCGCCACCGCTTGGTGCCTCAGCGAGGACGGCCTGATGGCCACCAACGCCCACGTCCTGGCGAACGCCAAGGGCGCTGCGATGGGCGTTTGTGATCGCGAGGGCAAATGCTACCCGATCACCACCGTCATGGCGATCGATCCCGCTGCCGATATCGCGCTGTTCCGGGTGAAGGGCGAGGGCTTCCAGCCGATGCCGCTGGGAAAAGCCGCCGGCATCGGCGACAAGGTCCGGGTCATCAGCCACCCGGGACGCCGCTATTTCATGCATACCTCGGGCGAAGTTTCCCGCTACCACGCCCAGCCTGCACGCGGCGACAAAGGTGCCGCCACATGGATGTCGATCACCGCCGACTATGCGAAGGGGTCCTCAGGCGGGCCGGTCTTCAACAACGCCGGCGAGGTGGTCGGCATGGTTTCCAGCACCGAGTCGATCTACTACGACTCCGACGACGGCTCTCCCAAAGGACCGGTCCAGATGGTGGTCAAGAACTGCGTCCCCGTGGAGGCGATCCGCTCCCTTGCAGAAGGGAAGTGA
- a CDS encoding GNAT family N-acetyltransferase, giving the protein MNLIRKALAVRDVLAERRRLRGPAELQYAIADRIGMLDADTWNSLTEGAGFFMSRGYLLALEGVLPANIQPRYALISDAGQRPVAAVCMQLADIGVCHVRKRKEPAPEASSCAALEKLSGKVSQRVLTCGNLLSYGQHGVAFAPDYAEETIWHGVAEVLYRVRMSDKLRGTTHFVLIKDVHEPFRKGVSSLANLSYRYVETEPNMVLTLDPAWKSHDDYLASLSSKYRAGIRNNVLKPIEQAGCTIGLVPEFAALQGRMHELYRAVQDNADFRPFELRPEYFPALQQAAGDRMRCSGIRRGDELLGFLITLADGETAFAYHIGFDREAAAGLPVYLRLLHAGIADAIALGCRRVSFGRTALEPKAALGAKPEPFGVMLRHRQPVLNTLIKQLLLCVEQDEAPERNPFKTAAKAG; this is encoded by the coding sequence ATGAATCTCATCCGCAAGGCGCTCGCGGTGCGCGACGTGCTGGCCGAGCGCAGGCGGCTGCGAGGCCCGGCGGAACTCCAGTATGCCATCGCCGACCGGATCGGGATGCTGGATGCGGACACTTGGAACTCGCTGACGGAGGGCGCGGGGTTTTTCATGTCGCGCGGCTACCTGCTGGCTCTTGAAGGTGTGCTGCCCGCCAACATCCAGCCGCGCTACGCGCTCATTTCCGACGCCGGACAACGGCCGGTCGCCGCGGTTTGCATGCAGCTCGCCGACATCGGCGTCTGCCATGTGCGGAAACGAAAGGAGCCCGCGCCGGAAGCGTCTTCGTGCGCGGCGCTGGAAAAGCTGTCGGGCAAGGTGAGCCAGCGGGTGCTGACCTGCGGCAACCTGCTGAGCTACGGCCAGCATGGCGTCGCCTTTGCGCCGGATTATGCGGAAGAAACCATCTGGCATGGCGTGGCGGAGGTTCTCTACCGGGTCCGCATGTCAGACAAGCTGCGCGGCACCACCCACTTCGTCCTGATCAAGGACGTCCACGAGCCTTTCCGCAAGGGAGTCTCGTCGCTGGCGAACCTGAGCTACCGCTATGTCGAAACGGAGCCTAACATGGTTCTCACCCTCGATCCCGCGTGGAAATCCCACGACGACTATCTTGCCAGCCTTTCGTCGAAATATCGCGCCGGGATCCGCAACAATGTCCTCAAGCCCATCGAACAGGCGGGCTGCACGATCGGACTCGTTCCGGAATTCGCCGCCCTGCAAGGCCGCATGCACGAACTCTATCGGGCGGTGCAAGACAACGCGGACTTCCGGCCCTTCGAGCTGAGACCGGAGTATTTCCCCGCCTTGCAGCAGGCCGCCGGCGACCGCATGCGCTGCAGCGGGATCAGGCGGGGAGACGAACTGCTGGGCTTCCTGATCACCCTCGCGGACGGAGAAACCGCGTTCGCCTATCACATCGGATTCGACCGCGAGGCCGCGGCCGGGCTGCCGGTCTATCTGCGGTTGCTGCACGCCGGGATCGCCGATGCCATCGCGCTGGGGTGCAGGCGGGTTTCCTTCGGCCGCACGGCGCTGGAGCCCAAGGCCGCGCTCGGCGCGAAGCCGGAACCCTTCGGCGTGATGCTCCGCCACCGGCAACCGGTGCTCAACACACTGATCAAGCAACTATTGCTCTGCGTGGAGCAAGATGAGGCGCCGGAGCGGAATCCCTTCAAGACGGCGGCGAAGGCGGGCTGA
- a CDS encoding bifunctional nuclease family protein, with the protein MPDLVRVEPIALLPTPAGCAVFLGDGKKSIVFYIDLAIGASINAALAGETPPRPLTHDLYLLTLEAFGAKVRRAVIVAIDKEIYYARLILEAENEIMERKIVELDARPSDCIAIAVRAGAPIFVLRELWDTLEDMTSVLQDMRDKGMDLGGGL; encoded by the coding sequence GTGCCTGATTTGGTCCGCGTCGAACCCATCGCCCTGCTTCCCACCCCCGCCGGCTGTGCCGTCTTTTTGGGGGACGGGAAGAAATCGATCGTCTTCTACATCGACCTCGCCATCGGGGCCTCCATCAATGCTGCCCTCGCCGGCGAGACCCCGCCGCGACCGCTGACGCACGATCTTTACCTGCTCACGCTGGAGGCCTTCGGCGCCAAGGTCCGCCGCGCGGTGATCGTGGCGATCGACAAGGAAATCTACTACGCCCGCCTGATCCTCGAGGCCGAAAACGAGATCATGGAGCGCAAGATCGTCGAACTCGACGCCCGCCCCAGCGACTGCATCGCCATCGCCGTCCGTGCCGGAGCGCCGATCTTCGTCCTGCGCGAGCTGTGGGACACCCTCGAGGACATGACCAGTGTGCTCCAGGACATGCGCGACAAGGGCATGGACCTCGGCGGGGGGCTTTGA
- a CDS encoding type B 50S ribosomal protein L31 translates to MKKDLHPKYNPVVFVDMTTGARFVSRSTKSSDKKEVIDGVEHSLISIGITSDSHPFFTGKSTFVDTEGRIDKFQKRFGAVRRVSKPKVG, encoded by the coding sequence ATGAAAAAGGATCTTCATCCCAAGTACAATCCGGTCGTCTTCGTGGATATGACCACCGGCGCCCGTTTCGTCAGCCGCTCGACCAAGTCTTCCGACAAGAAGGAAGTCATCGACGGCGTGGAACACTCCCTCATCTCGATTGGCATCACGTCCGACTCGCATCCGTTCTTCACGGGCAAGTCGACCTTCGTGGACACCGAAGGCCGTATCGACAAATTCCAGAAGCGCTTCGGTGCGGTCCGCCGCGTCAGCAAGCCGAAGGTTGGCTAA